In a genomic window of Poecilia reticulata strain Guanapo linkage group LG22, Guppy_female_1.0+MT, whole genome shotgun sequence:
- the fam161b gene encoding protein FAM161B isoform X2 has protein sequence MSECDTLLVERLRSELMLKAHLKALRTALQLQLQETKSRQTEELDERIHQNTLLSSDKNQKFVERRSTPASALNSDKKAFQYHKQKPNMFSLSMVPSTNSKHCSVRAQQCERCPSSKTTVQKKEEEEEAECKKKFGAVPVPGHVIQPIYQEMMELREKERKQGHEQRMEFLLSIQKPFSFEERDKNKREKVTAVDPKNSVCVQKTFHINMKGTRQQKDQQEVCRNVQTQIASKQQNPAQAGCPKVRSADHTRKKKLGFLDEEPSFKPKIIPEVPDFKSLHKALQREALETKQSQDVTRCQPFFLRTSALPARKYKNSPETSQVSKMNNLGRSKSLGALTLISTDTLPMYITDAVRQRCVAIRKSMEIRESKNQESAEWLKSYQMRSQAMKKTVVLHAKLLDPHSSLKDVCNGNVQRHREADLQRMKDYMRELRDMKARVHERAYLFEQVKQNNAKTRAEQTFRRKLEKAGIKEQFVEETGESFRFDDTDTSSEKEIPSREENVEDGKKIEDVEDKSVKSKGEEMP, from the exons atgtcagaatgtgACACTTTGCTTGTGGAAAGACTCCGATCAGAGCTGATGCTCAAGGCTCACCTCAAGGCTTTGAGAACGGcccttcagctgcagctgcaggaaacaaagagcagacagacagaagagCTCGATGAAAGGATTCATCAGAACACTCTCTTGTCATCAGACAAAAATCAGAA atttgtagAAAGGAGATCCACCCCTGCATCTGCTCTTAATTCAGACAAGAAGGCTTTCCAGTATCACAAACAAAAGCCTAATATGTTTTCTCTATCCATGGTACCTTCAACAAACTCAAAGCACTGTTCTGTCAGGGCACAGCAGTGTGAAAGGTGTCCTTCATCTAAAACAACAGTGCAgaagaaagaagaggaggaagaggctgaGTGCAAGAAGAAGTTTGGCGCTGTTCCTGTCCCGGGCCACGTTATTCAGCCCATCTACCAGGAGATGATGGAGCTtagagagaaggagagaaaacaggGCCATGAGCAGAGAATGGAGTTCCTGCTCTCCATTCAGAAACCTTTCAGCTTTgaggaaagagacaaaaacaaaagagagaagGTCACGGCAGTGGATCCAAAAAacagtgtttgtgttcagaaaaCATTCCACATAAACATGAAGGGTACAAGACAGCAGAAAG ATCAGCAGGAAGTTTGCAGAAACGTCCAGACACAAATAGCTTCGAAACAGCAGAATCCGGCTCAGGCTGGCTGCCCAAAAGTTCGCAGCGCCGATcataccaggaaaaaaaagctgggTTTCTTGGATGAGGAGCCGAGCTTCAAGCCGAAAATCATACCCGAGGTCCCAGATTTTAAAAGTCTGCACAAGGCTTTGCAAAGGGAAGCACTGGAGACAAAGCAGAGTCAAGATGTGACAAGGTGTCAGCCCTTCTTCTTGAGGACATCTGCTCTTCCTGCAAGGAAATATAAAAACTCCCCAGAAACCTCACag GTTTCTAAAATGAATAATCTTGGTAGGAGCAAGTCACTTGGAGCCCTAACACTGATATCTACAGACACTCTTCCCATGTACATCACAGATGCCGTGAGGCAGCGCTGTGTCGCCATCAG AAAATCAATGGAAATCAGAGAAAGTAAAAACCAAGAGAGTGCAGAGTGGTTAAAAAGCTACCAGATGAGATCCCAAGCTATGAAGAAGACTGTAGTGCTTCATGCAAAGTTGCTGGATCCCCACAGCAGCCTGAAAGACGTGTGTAATGGAAATGTACAGCGCCATCG GGAAGCTGATCTGCAAAGAATGAAAGATTACATGAGAGAATTAAGAGACATGAAGGCCCGAGTTCATGAGAGGGCTTATTTGTTTGAACAGGTGAAACAG AATAATGCAAAGACCCGTGCAGAGCAGACATTCAGGAGAAAGCTGGAAAAAGCTGGGATTAAAGAGCAGTTTGTTGAAGAAACTGGTGAATCATTCAGATTTGATGATACTGATACGAGCTCTGAAAAGGAAATTCCGAGCAG GGAGGAAAATGTAGAAGACGGGAAGAAAATTGAAGATGTGGAAGACAAGAGCGTGAAGTCCAAAGGGGAAGAAATGCCATGA
- the fam161b gene encoding protein FAM161B isoform X1: MSECDTLLVERLRSELMLKAHLKALRTALQLQLQETKSRQTEELDERIHQNTLLSSDKNQKYDDERFVERRSTPASALNSDKKAFQYHKQKPNMFSLSMVPSTNSKHCSVRAQQCERCPSSKTTVQKKEEEEEAECKKKFGAVPVPGHVIQPIYQEMMELREKERKQGHEQRMEFLLSIQKPFSFEERDKNKREKVTAVDPKNSVCVQKTFHINMKGTRQQKDQQEVCRNVQTQIASKQQNPAQAGCPKVRSADHTRKKKLGFLDEEPSFKPKIIPEVPDFKSLHKALQREALETKQSQDVTRCQPFFLRTSALPARKYKNSPETSQVSKMNNLGRSKSLGALTLISTDTLPMYITDAVRQRCVAIRKSMEIRESKNQESAEWLKSYQMRSQAMKKTVVLHAKLLDPHSSLKDVCNGNVQRHREADLQRMKDYMRELRDMKARVHERAYLFEQVKQNNAKTRAEQTFRRKLEKAGIKEQFVEETGESFRFDDTDTSSEKEIPSREENVEDGKKIEDVEDKSVKSKGEEMP, translated from the exons atgtcagaatgtgACACTTTGCTTGTGGAAAGACTCCGATCAGAGCTGATGCTCAAGGCTCACCTCAAGGCTTTGAGAACGGcccttcagctgcagctgcaggaaacaaagagcagacagacagaagagCTCGATGAAAGGATTCATCAGAACACTCTCTTGTCATCAGACAAAAATCAGAAGTATGATGATGAAAG atttgtagAAAGGAGATCCACCCCTGCATCTGCTCTTAATTCAGACAAGAAGGCTTTCCAGTATCACAAACAAAAGCCTAATATGTTTTCTCTATCCATGGTACCTTCAACAAACTCAAAGCACTGTTCTGTCAGGGCACAGCAGTGTGAAAGGTGTCCTTCATCTAAAACAACAGTGCAgaagaaagaagaggaggaagaggctgaGTGCAAGAAGAAGTTTGGCGCTGTTCCTGTCCCGGGCCACGTTATTCAGCCCATCTACCAGGAGATGATGGAGCTtagagagaaggagagaaaacaggGCCATGAGCAGAGAATGGAGTTCCTGCTCTCCATTCAGAAACCTTTCAGCTTTgaggaaagagacaaaaacaaaagagagaagGTCACGGCAGTGGATCCAAAAAacagtgtttgtgttcagaaaaCATTCCACATAAACATGAAGGGTACAAGACAGCAGAAAG ATCAGCAGGAAGTTTGCAGAAACGTCCAGACACAAATAGCTTCGAAACAGCAGAATCCGGCTCAGGCTGGCTGCCCAAAAGTTCGCAGCGCCGATcataccaggaaaaaaaagctgggTTTCTTGGATGAGGAGCCGAGCTTCAAGCCGAAAATCATACCCGAGGTCCCAGATTTTAAAAGTCTGCACAAGGCTTTGCAAAGGGAAGCACTGGAGACAAAGCAGAGTCAAGATGTGACAAGGTGTCAGCCCTTCTTCTTGAGGACATCTGCTCTTCCTGCAAGGAAATATAAAAACTCCCCAGAAACCTCACag GTTTCTAAAATGAATAATCTTGGTAGGAGCAAGTCACTTGGAGCCCTAACACTGATATCTACAGACACTCTTCCCATGTACATCACAGATGCCGTGAGGCAGCGCTGTGTCGCCATCAG AAAATCAATGGAAATCAGAGAAAGTAAAAACCAAGAGAGTGCAGAGTGGTTAAAAAGCTACCAGATGAGATCCCAAGCTATGAAGAAGACTGTAGTGCTTCATGCAAAGTTGCTGGATCCCCACAGCAGCCTGAAAGACGTGTGTAATGGAAATGTACAGCGCCATCG GGAAGCTGATCTGCAAAGAATGAAAGATTACATGAGAGAATTAAGAGACATGAAGGCCCGAGTTCATGAGAGGGCTTATTTGTTTGAACAGGTGAAACAG AATAATGCAAAGACCCGTGCAGAGCAGACATTCAGGAGAAAGCTGGAAAAAGCTGGGATTAAAGAGCAGTTTGTTGAAGAAACTGGTGAATCATTCAGATTTGATGATACTGATACGAGCTCTGAAAAGGAAATTCCGAGCAG GGAGGAAAATGTAGAAGACGGGAAGAAAATTGAAGATGTGGAAGACAAGAGCGTGAAGTCCAAAGGGGAAGAAATGCCATGA